A region of Toxorhynchites rutilus septentrionalis strain SRP chromosome 1, ASM2978413v1, whole genome shotgun sequence DNA encodes the following proteins:
- the LOC129762613 gene encoding tigger transposable element-derived protein 2-like has translation MDGLQGSSTNVNRKRRSNFLTLVEKVRIIEDFEAGCGTHDFLGKKYGVGSSTVTRIIQKKEAIREAVDKFKEYGVNNRKTLKEQTFPLLEEALYIWILQQRQSNILLTVDILKAKAELLFKMFQDRGLYAVHGFSASDGWMHRFKQRFGLRVKAVTGEKASVNVEAYLNFKKVLQKKIQEMQLSLSQVFNADESVLFIKLLATRSVVTCDETVASGRKQNKTRYTFMPCSNIDGSLKLPLYFICTAAKPRGINIEELPVSYNHSKKAWMTRLLFRQWFHEEFVPAVRKFSAERGLEPKALLVLDNCTSHYDVDESLQSDDGLIQVIYLPPNVTAECQPMDQSVINAIKRKYKRKLMLALILENEHLSFEERLKKINLQQCISWLATSWEEISDKTIRNSWKKLIDGLPEDAVNVDSKAADDDFKALVSRIDSLAGTKTSEQDIDLWIKDQVYDGDHNPDWVTSEVFSDDEILSSVLKKDQPEMQEEWLVDTEDGSNSFDTSITSTGDPDFGDAIKSIDCLVRYMKHDVAEVCRLNALRSKITEVEWLKRAC, from the exons ATGGATGGTTTGCAAGGATCCAGTACGAACGTTAACCGGAAACGGAGGAGCAATTTCCTGACGCTGGTGGAGAAGGTTCGCATAATTGAAGATTTTGAAGCAGGATGTGGTACGCATGACTTTCTtgggaagaagtacggcgtagGATCTTCTACGGTTACGAGAATAATCCAAAAGAAAGAAGCAATTCGTGAGGCGGTGGACAAGTTCAAGGAATATGgtgtaaataatcgaaaaacattgaaagagcAGACGTTCCCTTTGCTGGAAGAAGCTCTTTACATCTGGATTTTACAGCAGCGGCAGTCCAACATTTTGTTGACAGTGGATATTCTTAAAGCAAAGGCGGAGCTGCTGTTTAAGATGTTCCAGGACCGGGGGCTCTATGCGGTGCACGGTTTTTCTGCTTCGGATGGCTGGATGCATCGTTTTAAGCAGCGGTTTGGATTGCGCGTGAAAGCCGTAACAGGAGAAAAGGCATCGGTAAACGTTGAAGCGTACCTAAATTTCAAGAAGGTTCTACAGAAGAAGATTCAGGAAATGCAGCTATCACTATCCCAAGTCTTTAATGCAGATGAATCTGTCTTGTTCATCAAGCTCCTAGCCACACGCTCTGTCGTTACCTGTGATGAGACCGTGGCAAGCGGACGGAAGCAAAACAAGACAAGGTATACGTTTATGCCTTGCTCCAACATAGATGGTTCCCTAAAGCTTCCGTTGTATTTCATTTGCACTGCTGCAAAACCACGAGGAATCAACATCGAAGAACTTCCCGTTTCATATAATcattccaaaaaggcttggatgaCCAGACTGTTGTTCCGTCAATGGTTCCACGAAGAGTTTGTCCCCGCTGTTCGAAAATTttcggccgagagaggattggAGCCAAAGGCATTGCTGGTTCTTGATAATTGCACCAGTCATTATGACGTTGACGAATCTCTACAGAGTGACGATGGACTGATTCAAGTGATCTACCTCCCACCAAATGTAACTGCTGAATGCCAGCCGATGGACCAATCGGTCATCAATGCAATCAAGCGAAAGTATAAAAGAAAACTGATGCTCGCATTAATTCTGGAAAACGAACACTTAAG TTTCGAAGAACGATTGAAGAAGATTAATCTTCAACAGTGTATTTCGTGGTTGGCAACCTCTTGGGAGGAGATATCTGACAAAACTATACGTAATTCGTGGAAGAAATTGATCGATGGTTTGCCGGAGGATGCTGTTAATGTAGACTCGAAAGCGGCCGATGATGACTTCAAAGCGCTTGTGTCCAGGATTGACAGTTTGGCAGGAACAAAAACATCTGAGCAAGATATTGATCTGTGGATCAAAGATCAGGTGTATGATGGTGATCATAATCCAGATTGGGTAACCAGTGAAGTGTTCTCTGATGACGAGATTTTGTCATCAGTTCTCAAGAAAGATCAACCTGAAATGCAAGAAGAATGGTTGGTAGACACAGAAGATGGAAGTAATTCGTTTGATACTTCCATTACTAGTACCGGAGATCCTGATTTTGGCGATGCAATCAAGTCAATTGATTGCCTAGTTCGCTATATGAAGCATGATGTTGCAGAAGTATGCCGTTTGAACGCGCTACGTTCGAAAATCACTGAAGTTGAATGGCTAAAACGAGCATGTTGA